GCGCCGCGCAGGCGCACTTCGCCGCCCGGCACCAGCCGCTTCCAGCCCTTGGGCGGGACTTCGGCGAAGTCCTCGCGCTCGATCCACAGCTCGCGCGAGAACGGCACCTCGCGCGTGCCGAAGCCCTCGTCCTTGGGATGATTGGAGAAGGTCAACGTCTCGCTGTGGCCTTCGGGCAGGTTGCTCAGCACCAGCTTCAGCGGCTCGATCACCGCCATGCGTCGCGCGGCGTGCGCGTCCAGGTCTTCGCGCAGGCAGCCTTCCAGCACCGAGAAGTCGATCACCGAGTTCTGCTTGCTGATGCCGACGCGGTCGACCAGCAGGCGCAGCGCGGCCGGCGTGTAGCCGCGGCGGCGCAGGCCCTGCAGGGTGTACATGCGCGGGTCGTCCCAGCCGTCCACCAGGCCCTCGGCGACGAGTTGGGTCAGCTTGCGCTTGCTCATCACCGTGTAGTTGATGTTGAGCCGCGAGAACTCGATCTGCCGCGGCTTGGCCGCCTCGCGCGGCAGGCCCTTGTCCAGCAGCGGCTGCAGCAGTTCCGGGTGGCCGGCCAGGTCGACCTTGTCCACGCACCAGTCGTACAGCGGGCGGTGGTCTTCGAACTCCAGCGTGCACAGCGAGTGGGTGATGCCTTCCACCGCATCGCCCAGCGAATGCGCGAAGTCGTACATCGGGTAGATCGGCCAGGCGTTGCCGGTGTTCTGGTGCTCGACGTGTTTGATCCGGTACAGCGCCGGGTCGCGCAGGTTGATGTTGCCGCTGCTCATGTCGATCTTGGCGCGCAGGGTGCGCGCACCGTCCGGGAACTCGCCGGCGCGCATGCGCCGGAACAGGTCCAGGTTCTCCTCGACGCTGCGGGTGCGGTACGGCGAGTCGCGGCCCGGCTCGGTGAGGGTGCCGCGGT
This genomic stretch from Xanthomonas sacchari harbors:
- a CDS encoding glutamine--tRNA ligase/YqeY domain fusion protein, with the protein product MSDTPATDASAPAEKKDFIRQIVREDLASGKHTAIRTRFPPEPNGYLHIGHAKAICLDFGIAAEFGGRCNLRFDDTNPAKEDPEFVAAIQDDVRWLGFDWAELRHASDYFEVYYLAAEKLIRDGHAFVCDLSAEQVREYRGTLTEPGRDSPYRTRSVEENLDLFRRMRAGEFPDGARTLRAKIDMSSGNINLRDPALYRIKHVEHQNTGNAWPIYPMYDFAHSLGDAVEGITHSLCTLEFEDHRPLYDWCVDKVDLAGHPELLQPLLDKGLPREAAKPRQIEFSRLNINYTVMSKRKLTQLVAEGLVDGWDDPRMYTLQGLRRRGYTPAALRLLVDRVGISKQNSVIDFSVLEGCLREDLDAHAARRMAVIEPLKLVLSNLPEGHSETLTFSNHPKDEGFGTREVPFSRELWIEREDFAEVPPKGWKRLVPGGEVRLRGAGIARVDEVIKNDAGEIMELRGWLDPESRPGMEGANRKVKGTIHWVSAAHAVEAEIRLYDRLFSVEKPDDESDGKTYRDYLNPESKRSVRGYVEPAAAQAAPEQAFQFERTGYFVADRYDHRADAPVFNRSVTLRDTWSGGQGGA